The following proteins come from a genomic window of Paenibacillus spongiae:
- a CDS encoding Hsp20/alpha crystallin family protein, which yields MDDSKNEAPNFKPFWENDIPFNLNDKLDNFSWIEKYVQDAMKQFLPKPVNINSRTKNYQMEMFETHKNVIVKLHLSEKEARNVSIYTGVNRIRLEGYPENNRKIIKLTTYVVPDSCLAVYKNGILQLHMRKQEIDDYFHEVNVKFPK from the coding sequence GTGGATGATTCGAAGAATGAAGCACCGAACTTCAAGCCGTTTTGGGAAAATGATATTCCGTTTAATCTCAACGACAAACTAGATAACTTTTCGTGGATAGAAAAATACGTACAGGATGCAATGAAGCAATTTCTGCCTAAGCCGGTTAACATTAATTCCCGCACAAAGAATTACCAGATGGAAATGTTTGAAACTCACAAAAACGTCATCGTCAAATTGCATCTATCCGAGAAAGAAGCCAGGAATGTTAGCATATATACCGGCGTCAACCGCATCCGGCTGGAAGGCTATCCGGAAAACAATAGGAAAATCATTAAACTGACCACTTATGTCGTTCCGGACAGCTGTTTGGCGGTATATAAGAATGGGATCTTGCAGCTGCATATGCGGAAGCAAGAGATCGACGATTACTTTCATGAAGTGAACGTCAAGTTTCCGAAATAG
- a CDS encoding copper resistance CopC family protein: protein MKWLWTTGIALILLMLPQIAFAHTGLETASPSENELIKEPLTEIRLKFNTDIETLSRITLKDEQENEIAIAVEIDQDTMTGTLDKPLDNGKYTVNWSIMGEDTHVIKGNYTFTVDAPVVEPPKEEAKVPEPAPLDSQEDPAAAASTHSSAYDNGETAQTASPDKKTSETTKQTSYSWIYYVVGAVLLLFVLDWILGKRRKQQS, encoded by the coding sequence ATGAAATGGTTATGGACGACTGGAATTGCGCTTATATTGCTCATGCTGCCTCAGATTGCTTTCGCTCATACTGGGCTTGAGACCGCATCGCCTTCAGAGAATGAATTGATTAAGGAGCCTCTCACGGAAATTCGGTTGAAGTTCAATACGGATATTGAGACGTTAAGTCGAATTACTCTCAAAGATGAGCAAGAAAATGAAATTGCTATAGCTGTCGAGATCGATCAAGATACGATGACCGGCACGCTGGATAAACCGCTGGATAATGGAAAATACACGGTGAATTGGAGCATAATGGGGGAGGACACGCACGTTATCAAAGGCAACTATACCTTTACTGTAGATGCGCCGGTTGTAGAGCCTCCAAAAGAAGAAGCGAAGGTGCCTGAACCGGCTCCCCTGGACAGTCAAGAGGATCCAGCTGCCGCGGCGTCAACCCATTCATCGGCGTACGATAACGGCGAAACCGCTCAAACGGCATCGCCCGACAAGAAAACTTCTGAAACAACAAAGCAAACATCATACAGCTGGATTTATTACGTCGTAGGTGCAGTATTACTTCTGTTTGTGCTCGATTGGATACTCGGTAAAAGAAGAAAACAACAATCATGA
- a CDS encoding spore germination protein encodes MPAIVGAINVNNNSGVFNIGDVGTIAPSSFNTTFAGGGSFNSGDTLNINNSPSIINIYGNDVYEQNFIDGTDQEDIQP; translated from the coding sequence ATGCCGGCCATTGTTGGAGCCATTAATGTGAACAATAACAGCGGAGTTTTTAATATAGGCGATGTTGGAACCATTGCGCCAAGCAGCTTTAACACGACGTTCGCCGGCGGCGGATCTTTCAATTCCGGGGATACCTTAAACATCAACAATTCGCCTAGCATTATCAACATCTATGGAAACGATGTATATGAGCAAAATTTCATTGACGGTACAGATCAGGAGGACATCCAACCATGA
- a CDS encoding spore gernimation protein GerPD, whose amino-acid sequence MKVTIINKCIKVGSMEIAGIGSSTVVLIGDTETIVNSSIFDTPADSLIFDPRVPLKHNENNP is encoded by the coding sequence ATGAAAGTGACCATCATAAATAAGTGCATCAAAGTAGGGAGCATGGAAATTGCCGGAATCGGCAGTTCAACCGTCGTATTGATTGGCGATACGGAAACCATTGTCAACTCCTCAATCTTCGATACACCGGCGGATTCGTTGATTTTCGATCCCCGAGTGCCCTTGAAACATAACGAAAACAACCCTTAA
- a CDS encoding spore germination protein encodes MPSLVGSVNINSNDGVVNFGDTLNISPKTANKAISGQGGGNTGNVVITLNGANINNTSDPDVIDEPILGNA; translated from the coding sequence ATGCCATCCTTAGTTGGTTCAGTCAATATTAACAGCAATGACGGAGTGGTCAATTTTGGCGATACATTGAATATTTCACCGAAAACCGCCAATAAGGCGATTTCAGGTCAAGGCGGGGGGAATACGGGGAATGTCGTCATTACATTGAACGGGGCGAATATAAACAATACGAGTGATCCTGATGTCATTGACGAACCGATTCTGGGAAATGCTTGA
- the gerPC gene encoding spore germination protein GerPC codes for MHVPQEILQFLQQLNGYMHYQNEQIRQMDAKLQDVIQELKRLKQHNAEPPVIRNEYRFDLLKVEKLEGTLNIGINPNGSDSDSSIEEFAVEQTLDAPSLIEKQYPQLLPDLQQQVDNYLNNGAYDSLNELESQYKYPLDTQYRKFIVEDVKKQTDKRIRDYLKRVRPDDATPEQLTSIQQSVYEDVKRDIEKTFESFMKNMLRKENGT; via the coding sequence ATGCACGTGCCCCAGGAAATATTACAATTTTTACAGCAATTGAACGGTTACATGCATTATCAAAATGAACAAATTCGGCAAATGGATGCGAAGCTTCAAGACGTGATCCAGGAGCTTAAACGGTTAAAGCAGCATAATGCCGAACCGCCCGTCATCCGCAACGAGTACCGGTTTGACTTGTTGAAGGTGGAAAAATTAGAGGGGACGTTAAACATCGGCATCAATCCGAACGGATCGGATTCGGATTCGTCCATAGAAGAATTCGCCGTCGAACAAACCTTGGACGCGCCGTCGTTGATTGAAAAACAATATCCGCAGCTCCTTCCGGATCTTCAGCAGCAAGTGGATAATTATTTAAACAATGGTGCTTATGATTCACTTAACGAGTTGGAATCGCAATATAAGTACCCGCTCGACACGCAATATCGCAAGTTTATCGTGGAGGACGTAAAGAAACAAACCGACAAGCGGATCCGCGATTATTTGAAACGTGTCCGTCCCGATGATGCAACGCCGGAACAATTGACATCCATACAGCAATCGGTGTATGAGGATGTCAAACGAGACATCGAGAAAACGTTTGAATCCTTTATGAAAAATATGCTCCGAAAGGAGAATGGAACATAA
- a CDS encoding spore gernimation protein GerPD: MEYTVINGELEVDCVKMTFLSTASTFMVGDIETISLFSAFEGPPEKLIVGVTIPIAAPVIPTIE; this comes from the coding sequence ATGGAATATACGGTGATCAATGGCGAACTCGAGGTTGACTGTGTTAAAATGACTTTTTTGAGCACGGCATCCACGTTTATGGTAGGAGACATCGAGACGATTTCGTTGTTCAGCGCGTTCGAAGGTCCGCCGGAAAAATTGATTGTCGGCGTTACGATACCGATTGCGGCTCCGGTAATTCCAACTATCGAGTAA
- a CDS encoding spore germination protein GerPB: MNLFVHQNIVIHNLKVEAISNSSVLQIGSAGIIKPLSQLYNTGGFTQPAPAAGLLPSVVPASDIPFIPLTPLSQTVR; the protein is encoded by the coding sequence ATGAATTTATTCGTCCACCAGAATATTGTCATTCATAATCTGAAGGTTGAGGCCATATCGAATTCATCGGTTCTCCAGATCGGAAGCGCGGGGATTATTAAGCCCTTGTCGCAGCTTTATAATACAGGAGGGTTTACGCAACCTGCACCGGCGGCAGGCTTACTGCCTTCAGTGGTTCCAGCTTCGGACATACCGTTTATCCCTCTGACCCCTTTATCCCAAACGGTTCGATAA
- a CDS encoding spore germination protein GerPE yields MARISSVGHIRITDIGITTVAEIGDSERIMPANYVIAVQRERAIFFQNEFSFLDWEIFFRPIVQPVVNENIKMTTINESPVIGVRNIDLFSVSSSAVFHIGSSDSLKAETRIKHIRHLLRERPQSL; encoded by the coding sequence TTGGCCAGAATTTCTTCCGTCGGACATATTCGTATTACGGATATCGGAATTACCACGGTTGCTGAGATTGGGGATTCGGAACGAATCATGCCGGCCAATTATGTCATTGCCGTTCAACGCGAGAGGGCGATTTTTTTCCAAAACGAATTTTCATTTCTGGATTGGGAGATTTTTTTTCGGCCGATCGTTCAACCGGTAGTCAATGAAAATATCAAGATGACAACGATCAATGAATCCCCAGTGATTGGCGTGCGTAACATCGATCTGTTCAGTGTCTCATCCTCCGCTGTCTTCCATATCGGTTCAAGCGATTCCCTGAAAGCCGAGACACGAATTAAACATATCCGGCATCTGCTAAGAGAGAGGCCCCAATCGTTGTGA